From a region of the Aeoliella mucimassa genome:
- a CDS encoding S66 peptidase family protein has product MNRLLTTLLVTTLVLASLALSVRAEQPIQFAKALQPGDTIAIVAPASPLDRERLVRAKQRLTELGFKVRMPDEVFRANDYLAGSDQRRAEELMDAFTDPEIDAIFPGTGGYGTTRILDLLDFEEIGKHPKIMIGFSDITALHIAIHQRTGLVTFHSPVPEWGLGSPEKLAPFADHYFWRALLAEKYSVPEDPNMWSKGYAIEVTSGHPEVPAPTILVTGKGTGRVIGGNLSLVHALMGTPYEVETKGRILFLEDVGEAPYRVDRMLQTLKSAGKLDDLAGVVLGSFTRRKNEDTDGEEISIDDVFHDFFSDADYPVLMNFPAGHQRNNGTIPMGVLAELDATNKRLTLLENPVTRPSSDTP; this is encoded by the coding sequence ATGAACCGATTACTGACGACTCTCCTGGTTACGACCTTGGTGCTTGCAAGTCTCGCTCTAAGCGTTCGCGCTGAGCAGCCGATCCAGTTCGCGAAGGCACTGCAACCGGGCGATACAATTGCCATCGTCGCCCCCGCAAGCCCCTTGGACCGTGAGCGACTGGTTCGCGCAAAACAGCGACTCACCGAGCTTGGCTTCAAGGTTCGCATGCCCGACGAGGTGTTCCGAGCGAACGACTACCTGGCAGGTAGCGACCAGCGCCGTGCGGAGGAATTGATGGACGCGTTCACCGATCCGGAAATCGATGCCATCTTTCCCGGCACCGGTGGCTACGGCACCACTCGAATTCTCGACCTGCTTGATTTTGAGGAGATTGGTAAACATCCAAAAATCATGATCGGCTTTTCCGATATCACCGCCCTGCACATCGCCATCCATCAGCGAACCGGCCTCGTGACCTTCCATAGCCCAGTACCCGAATGGGGTTTGGGTTCGCCGGAAAAGCTTGCTCCTTTTGCCGATCATTACTTCTGGCGGGCGCTGCTTGCTGAGAAATACAGCGTGCCAGAGGATCCCAACATGTGGTCGAAAGGCTACGCGATCGAGGTAACCTCCGGTCACCCCGAAGTCCCTGCTCCCACTATTTTGGTAACGGGCAAAGGAACCGGTCGAGTCATTGGTGGCAACTTGTCGCTCGTGCATGCGTTGATGGGGACTCCATACGAGGTCGAAACCAAAGGTCGCATTCTGTTTCTCGAAGACGTCGGCGAAGCCCCCTACCGGGTGGATCGCATGCTGCAAACGCTGAAATCGGCCGGTAAACTCGACGATCTTGCCGGCGTGGTTCTCGGCTCGTTTACCCGTCGCAAAAACGAAGATACCGATGGCGAGGAGATTTCGATCGACGACGTGTTTCACGATTTCTTCTCCGACGCCGACTACCCGGTGCTCATGAACTTTCCTGCAGGCCACCAACGTAACAATGGCACGATTCCCATGGGAGTGTTGGCCGAACTCGACGCTACAAACAAGCGACTGACATTGCTCGAGAACCCAGTAACTCGCCCAAGCAGCGATACTCCCTAG
- a CDS encoding chemotaxis protein CheB translates to MTEGDRQMPEPTHVVGIGASAGGLEAIQGIFQNMPINTGMSFVVVQHLSPDFNSLMREVLSRWTSLPVLEAESGMRLAANIIYLMPPKSEIVVVESCLLLKERDPQAPFSLPIDHFFRSLAQDLGGRSIAVVLSGTGSDGSRGVVDIHTAGGLVIAQNEETAKFFGMPRSAIETGVVDFALAPEDIPLAIEQYAADPPIADITDSLHAATSEQPNLQHILTRLRDAYGLDFGYYKLSTVVRRVERRMLMQELTHIADYIAHIDSHPDELELLYRDLLIGVTTFFRDRHAYEQLATKGIRSLIDNAEENSEVRVWVAGCATGEEAYSLAILFKEQLALYEKQVRIRLFATDVNQEFLDTASAGIYSEESLSEVIPSRIELYFRRDARGFRVSPELRESIVFARHNLTKDPPFTKIDLISCRNLLIYLQPHIQTKILSLFHFGLRTNGLLFLGASESTSELSDEFETLDTHWKLYEKKRDVRIAADKRWRSMTPNRSTQPNGLPSVSNKTTPFNDPLLLSTYDVLLESVMPPSLLISEEGSLLHTFGDAGKYLQTEHGRTTIDVYQRLVGDLRISVAAAVRKALNSESQVTYTGVAVDQSDSQELLDISALPIRDNRRGVHGVLVQFQPSHAAQHSPSPATLRSDNLSAEQVLALETELRFTKENLQATIEELESSNEELQAANEELVASNEELQSTNEELHSVNEELYTVNAEHQSKITELSELTRDMDNLLHSTEVHTVFLDSEMRIRKFTPKVADTFSFLPQDVGRRIDTFSHSIEVAELADRIEHVICTGEPFEQEVRIRDNGWFLLRILPYLDPEDVTTTRRSVLLTLVDITSLRQALEELEQSVKQRDRFLAMLSHELRNPLSTILNATHVLCSSNDDSSNEHAAKVIQRQSTHMSTLLDDLLDVSRVSQGKIQLQKHPFELQHAVKVAVEAVTTRYQKRRQQIHTHLPTSSVWIHGSEPRILQVITNLLTNASKYSPYDSFIDLSMETEDNEVIVSVRDHGVGIAKEHLEKVFELFEQADRTLDRADGGLGVGLTLVKSLVGLHGGSVAVTSDGEGKGSVFSFRLPTCEPDESAEVNECEPPTNAGIQKIVLVEDSVDASRMLAFLLEDAGFEVSTAPNGEQGLELIKQNQPEAAIIDIGLPGLSGYDVAKRLRADSSHHQPFLVALTGYGQPADRTNALSAGFDEHLVKPVDPDLLTRILGGRPT, encoded by the coding sequence ATGACGGAAGGTGATCGACAAATGCCCGAACCAACCCATGTGGTTGGCATCGGAGCTTCCGCGGGAGGTCTCGAAGCCATCCAAGGAATTTTTCAAAACATGCCAATCAACACAGGCATGTCGTTTGTCGTCGTGCAACACCTGTCTCCAGACTTCAACAGTCTGATGAGAGAAGTGCTTTCTCGTTGGACTTCCTTACCGGTACTAGAAGCCGAAAGTGGAATGCGACTCGCAGCAAACATTATCTACTTAATGCCTCCCAAGTCGGAAATTGTCGTCGTCGAAAGTTGCTTACTACTGAAGGAACGAGATCCACAAGCTCCTTTTTCACTACCGATCGATCACTTTTTCCGTTCACTTGCTCAGGACCTAGGCGGGCGATCGATCGCCGTTGTCCTCTCTGGCACTGGCTCGGATGGCTCACGGGGAGTCGTCGATATCCATACCGCTGGCGGACTTGTCATCGCTCAGAATGAAGAAACGGCCAAGTTCTTTGGCATGCCTCGTAGTGCGATCGAAACGGGCGTGGTCGACTTTGCCCTAGCTCCTGAGGATATCCCTCTAGCGATCGAGCAGTACGCTGCCGACCCTCCCATCGCCGACATTACCGACTCGTTGCACGCTGCAACTTCGGAGCAGCCGAACCTGCAGCATATCCTCACTCGTTTGCGAGACGCTTACGGGCTCGATTTTGGCTATTACAAACTAAGCACAGTAGTTCGTCGTGTCGAGCGGCGGATGCTAATGCAGGAACTCACTCACATTGCCGATTACATTGCCCATATCGACTCTCATCCCGATGAGCTTGAATTGCTCTATCGCGACCTATTGATAGGGGTCACTACTTTCTTTCGCGATCGACATGCGTACGAACAACTGGCTACCAAGGGCATACGCTCGCTCATCGACAATGCCGAAGAGAATAGCGAAGTAAGAGTTTGGGTTGCCGGCTGCGCGACTGGCGAGGAAGCGTACTCTCTGGCCATACTATTCAAAGAGCAACTGGCGCTCTACGAAAAGCAAGTTCGTATTCGTCTATTTGCCACCGATGTGAACCAAGAGTTCCTCGATACAGCCAGTGCTGGAATCTATTCAGAAGAATCTCTATCGGAGGTAATCCCTTCGCGGATTGAACTTTACTTCCGCCGCGACGCACGAGGATTTCGCGTTAGCCCCGAACTTCGCGAGTCTATAGTCTTCGCGCGTCACAATCTCACTAAGGACCCTCCTTTCACCAAGATCGATCTCATCTCTTGTCGCAACTTACTGATCTATTTGCAGCCTCATATACAAACCAAAATACTTTCTTTATTTCACTTTGGGCTTCGCACCAACGGACTTCTGTTTTTGGGGGCTAGTGAATCTACGAGCGAATTGTCCGATGAATTCGAAACACTCGATACGCATTGGAAGCTCTACGAGAAAAAACGGGATGTACGTATCGCCGCCGACAAACGCTGGCGGTCCATGACACCGAATCGAAGCACGCAACCAAACGGACTACCGTCTGTCAGCAACAAAACAACTCCATTCAACGACCCCTTGCTACTAAGCACGTACGATGTGCTACTCGAATCAGTAATGCCCCCCTCCCTGTTGATTTCGGAGGAAGGTTCGTTGCTTCATACTTTTGGCGACGCTGGCAAGTACCTTCAAACAGAGCATGGGCGAACGACGATTGACGTTTATCAGCGACTCGTCGGCGACCTTCGCATCTCGGTCGCCGCGGCAGTGCGAAAGGCTTTGAACAGTGAATCCCAAGTTACCTACACTGGAGTTGCGGTAGATCAGAGTGACTCCCAGGAATTGCTCGACATCTCAGCTTTGCCGATCCGCGACAATCGGCGTGGCGTGCATGGAGTACTCGTTCAATTCCAGCCTTCTCATGCAGCACAACACTCCCCCTCTCCTGCAACACTTCGTTCCGACAACCTTTCGGCCGAACAAGTGCTCGCCCTGGAAACAGAACTTCGATTCACCAAGGAAAACCTTCAAGCGACCATTGAGGAACTCGAATCCAGCAACGAAGAACTGCAAGCAGCCAATGAAGAACTGGTCGCTTCGAACGAAGAACTGCAGAGCACTAACGAAGAACTCCATTCGGTGAACGAGGAACTGTATACGGTAAACGCAGAACACCAGTCGAAAATCACCGAGCTCTCCGAACTCACACGCGACATGGACAACCTGCTGCACAGCACCGAAGTGCATACGGTGTTTCTTGATTCCGAAATGCGCATTCGCAAATTTACACCGAAAGTTGCCGATACGTTTAGTTTTCTGCCGCAAGATGTAGGTCGTCGTATCGATACGTTCAGTCACTCAATTGAAGTTGCCGAGTTGGCGGATCGCATTGAGCATGTGATTTGCACCGGCGAACCCTTTGAACAAGAAGTCCGCATTCGCGACAACGGCTGGTTCCTGCTGCGGATACTCCCTTATCTCGATCCGGAGGATGTCACCACCACGCGGCGCAGCGTATTGCTCACGCTGGTCGACATCACTTCTTTGCGTCAGGCACTCGAAGAACTGGAACAGTCCGTCAAGCAGCGAGATCGTTTCCTGGCCATGTTGTCGCACGAACTTCGCAACCCCCTTTCTACCATATTAAACGCCACGCATGTGCTCTGTTCTAGCAACGATGACTCTTCCAATGAGCATGCGGCAAAAGTCATTCAAAGGCAGTCGACCCACATGTCGACGTTGCTCGACGACTTGCTCGACGTATCGCGCGTTAGCCAGGGAAAAATCCAACTTCAAAAACATCCTTTCGAATTGCAGCATGCAGTAAAAGTGGCCGTCGAAGCGGTAACGACTCGCTATCAAAAGCGAAGGCAGCAGATCCACACGCACTTGCCGACTTCCTCGGTGTGGATTCATGGTAGTGAACCTCGCATCCTGCAAGTGATCACCAATCTATTGACGAATGCCTCGAAATACTCCCCTTATGATTCCTTCATTGACCTGAGTATGGAGACCGAGGACAACGAGGTGATCGTGAGTGTCAGAGATCATGGGGTGGGAATTGCCAAGGAACATCTCGAGAAAGTGTTTGAACTATTTGAACAAGCGGATCGCACCTTGGATCGGGCGGATGGTGGGCTCGGGGTTGGTTTGACATTAGTAAAATCACTGGTTGGCTTGCATGGTGGGAGTGTTGCTGTTACTAGCGATGGCGAGGGCAAAGGCAGTGTATTCTCGTTTCGCTTACCGACGTGTGAACCCGATGAATCAGCGGAAGTCAACGAATGCGAACCACCAACCAACGCTGGTATCCAGAAGATTGTACTTGTGGAAGACAGCGTAGATGCCAGTCGTATGCTGGCTTTTCTACTCGAAGACGCGGGCTTCGAAGTCTCCACTGCCCCCAACGGCGAACAGGGACTCGAACTAATTAAGCAGAACCAACCCGAAGCAGCCATCATTGATATCGGACTCCCTGGTTTAAGCGGTTATGATGTCGCCAAACGGCTTCGCGCCGACTCTTCTCATCACCAACCTTTCCTCGTCGCACTTACAGGCTATGGTCAGCCAGCCGATCGCACGAATGCACTTTCTGCGGGTTTTGACGAACATCTTGTCAAACCAGTTGATCCTGATTTATTAACGCGAATCCTCGGTGGTCGTCCCACCTAA
- a CDS encoding spore maturation protein, with the protein MWTMEVVNQWAIPFLILGILLAAARRGVPMYESFVTGAKEGFNVAVTIIPYLVAMLFVIGLLVSSGFFEDVKNILAYGLTAVGFGSLAESLELLPLAFTRPLSGTGARSVLIEIFEEHGPDGFLGKTASIMQGSTETTFYILTVYYGSVGIKKIRHTLPACLIADVAAMIAALALGIALYSS; encoded by the coding sequence ATGTGGACGATGGAAGTGGTCAATCAATGGGCCATCCCCTTTTTAATCCTGGGCATCCTGCTGGCTGCTGCACGCCGTGGGGTACCGATGTACGAGTCGTTCGTCACCGGAGCCAAGGAAGGATTCAACGTCGCGGTCACCATCATCCCTTATCTTGTCGCCATGCTCTTTGTGATTGGGCTATTGGTCTCGAGCGGCTTTTTCGAAGACGTCAAGAACATCCTGGCTTATGGACTCACTGCAGTGGGCTTTGGTTCGCTTGCCGAATCGCTTGAGTTGTTACCGCTGGCATTTACCCGCCCGCTATCAGGCACCGGCGCCCGGTCGGTGTTGATTGAGATCTTCGAGGAGCACGGCCCGGATGGATTCCTGGGCAAAACGGCCTCGATCATGCAAGGCAGCACCGAAACCACGTTCTACATCCTCACCGTTTATTACGGCTCGGTTGGCATCAAGAAGATCCGCCACACGCTCCCCGCCTGCTTAATCGCTGACGTGGCCGCCATGATTGCCGCCCTTGCCTTAGGAATCGCACTCTACTCCAGCTGA
- a CDS encoding S66 peptidase family protein: MLSAGDAISIIAPAGPINPDALERAVAILHARGLRTKTYRDLTSRYKYLAGTDRDRAAEFNAAIHDPETKAILPVRGGYGVVRILEHLDLGALANTPKLLCGFSDITALHTSINRHAGVATIHGPNLQDGIGHVDGLDEWVASYYWNALMGEPCTTPPMAAEMPRPHFMHSGSASGPLVGGNLAVFTGLIGTPYLPNTSGAILLLEDVGEEAYRIDRLLSQCRLAGLFSELAGVVLGQFTANPNEEPIDDERLSELFEECFAPLGIPVLANYPVGHIRCNLPVPLGTRVELSETAGLMIPNRPDVPLVSS, from the coding sequence GTGCTATCTGCCGGTGACGCGATCAGCATTATCGCTCCCGCAGGCCCAATCAATCCGGACGCCCTGGAGCGTGCTGTGGCGATACTGCATGCACGCGGGCTGCGCACGAAAACATATCGCGACCTTACGAGTCGCTACAAATACCTGGCGGGCACTGATCGGGATCGCGCGGCCGAGTTCAACGCGGCCATCCACGATCCCGAGACCAAAGCCATTCTTCCTGTTCGTGGGGGATATGGCGTCGTTCGCATTCTCGAACATCTCGACCTCGGAGCATTGGCCAATACTCCCAAGCTGCTTTGTGGTTTTAGCGATATCACCGCTTTGCATACTTCGATCAACCGCCATGCAGGGGTTGCGACCATTCATGGGCCAAACCTTCAAGATGGAATCGGGCACGTCGACGGCCTCGATGAATGGGTGGCCAGCTACTACTGGAACGCCCTGATGGGCGAGCCCTGCACCACTCCACCGATGGCCGCCGAAATGCCACGGCCGCACTTCATGCACTCCGGTAGCGCATCTGGCCCCTTGGTCGGTGGCAACCTAGCAGTGTTCACCGGTTTGATCGGCACTCCGTATCTTCCCAACACTTCAGGAGCCATCTTGCTGCTAGAGGATGTTGGCGAGGAGGCGTATCGTATCGATCGGTTGCTGTCACAGTGTCGACTTGCTGGGCTCTTTTCCGAACTAGCCGGCGTGGTGCTTGGTCAATTCACCGCGAATCCAAACGAAGAACCGATCGACGACGAGAGACTGAGTGAACTGTTCGAAGAGTGCTTCGCCCCCCTCGGCATCCCAGTGCTGGCGAACTATCCGGTTGGCCATATTCGCTGCAATCTGCCAGTACCACTCGGCACACGTGTCGAACTCTCTGAAACCGCGGGGCTGATGATTCCCAATCGACCCGACGTGCCACTAGTAAGCAGCTAA
- a CDS encoding M14 family zinc carboxypeptidase: MREFPFEDLSPTDRHLLDLHHRFRISPANPGELRQKDVATWLKGFEQTSASNREKHPVQLRTVGKSHNGQEVYLATIGTGPNKVFMWSQMHGDEPTHTAVLLDLLNTLVSGQEEVNGELKLLETCTLHLMPMLNPDGADLNTRENAQGIDINRDAVDLATPEGRILRQVTLDLKPNFGFNLHNQRANKVVTGTEQVAAISVLAPPINDDDTVTPSVKLARQLALEMFAVGTRLLKGHATRYEAGYMPTAFGEWVQNQGASTALLEAGGWPDIDSQANDLVELHYVALMTALISISQNRLQEIDASRYKELPLNQVPEE, from the coding sequence ATGCGTGAATTCCCCTTCGAAGACCTGAGTCCAACCGATCGGCATTTGCTGGACCTCCACCACCGCTTTCGCATCTCGCCCGCGAATCCGGGAGAGTTGCGTCAAAAGGATGTCGCTACCTGGCTGAAGGGCTTCGAACAAACATCCGCATCGAATCGCGAGAAACATCCAGTCCAACTCCGCACAGTTGGCAAGTCGCACAATGGACAGGAAGTGTACCTGGCCACGATCGGCACTGGTCCGAACAAAGTATTCATGTGGTCGCAAATGCATGGCGACGAGCCTACGCACACGGCCGTGCTGCTCGACCTGCTCAACACGCTAGTGAGTGGGCAGGAGGAAGTGAACGGCGAGCTAAAGCTCCTGGAAACTTGCACACTGCATTTGATGCCGATGCTTAATCCGGATGGGGCCGACCTCAACACCCGTGAGAACGCCCAAGGCATCGACATCAATCGCGATGCGGTTGATCTGGCAACGCCAGAGGGACGAATCCTGCGGCAAGTAACTCTCGATTTAAAACCCAACTTTGGCTTCAACTTACATAACCAGCGGGCGAACAAGGTGGTAACCGGCACCGAACAGGTCGCGGCGATCAGCGTGCTTGCCCCGCCGATCAACGACGACGACACGGTAACTCCCAGTGTGAAGCTGGCACGTCAGCTCGCATTAGAGATGTTTGCTGTTGGCACGCGTCTGCTCAAAGGGCACGCCACCCGCTACGAAGCAGGATACATGCCGACCGCCTTTGGCGAGTGGGTGCAAAACCAGGGAGCTAGTACCGCGCTGCTGGAAGCGGGCGGCTGGCCCGACATCGACAGCCAGGCCAACGACCTGGTCGAGTTGCACTACGTTGCATTGATGACCGCATTGATTTCGATTTCGCAAAATCGCCTTCAGGAGATTGACGCCTCGCGGTACAAAGAATTGCCGCTGAACCAAGTACCCGAAGAGTAA
- a CDS encoding nucleoside recognition domain-containing protein: MLNKVWFWLAVIGITYGFAKGLYEEVVDSRQPETAVVSESKDPASADTTSSTTEEQSEDEVRERGLLASGQRLTESALNSAKTAVTLCIGLIGIMALWLGLLQIANDAGLIESLARLLRPAMRWLFPDIPDGHPAQGAIIMNLSANMLGLDNAATPMGLKAMQEMQDLNPEPDTATNSMAMFLAINTSNVTLIPFAIIGYRVLYNSSEPTQPIAGTLMVTSLATIVAIFAARMLSKLPMYQTSPVAAAAEPTSESTEE; encoded by the coding sequence ATGCTTAACAAAGTCTGGTTTTGGCTAGCCGTTATCGGTATCACGTACGGATTCGCAAAAGGCCTTTACGAAGAAGTCGTCGATTCGCGACAGCCAGAAACCGCTGTGGTGAGCGAGTCGAAAGATCCCGCCTCGGCCGATACAACCTCATCGACCACCGAGGAACAAAGCGAAGACGAGGTGCGAGAACGGGGGCTTCTGGCCAGTGGTCAACGACTAACCGAATCGGCTTTGAATTCCGCTAAAACAGCCGTCACACTCTGCATTGGTTTGATCGGCATCATGGCTCTCTGGCTAGGCCTGTTGCAGATTGCCAACGACGCAGGTCTGATCGAGTCGCTCGCCCGCCTGCTCCGCCCCGCGATGCGATGGCTCTTTCCCGACATCCCTGATGGTCACCCAGCTCAAGGGGCCATCATCATGAACCTGTCGGCCAACATGCTGGGACTCGATAACGCAGCGACGCCGATGGGTCTCAAGGCCATGCAAGAAATGCAGGATCTCAATCCTGAGCCCGATACAGCAACCAACTCGATGGCCATGTTCCTGGCGATCAACACGAGCAACGTCACGCTTATTCCGTTCGCGATCATTGGTTACCGCGTGCTCTACAACAGCAGCGAACCAACGCAACCCATTGCGGGGACGCTGATGGTTACCTCGCTGGCTACTATCGTGGCGATCTTTGCTGCTCGCATGCTCTCCAAGCTTCCGATGTATCAAACATCTCCGGTAGCCGCTGCAGCAGAACCTACTTCCGAATCCACTGAAGAGTAA
- a CDS encoding TolC family protein, translating into MNHRIEKLTYIALLLTLAVGCSSTRNLFVPSVSKSLATTSQPTTLQKTQGSNPEIPNQLVTPASLVVDESTTDGEDVVNAEPIPVALPEPMELDSQEPDLTVEEPTELESPEVVELGPPAAPAAIAVIRSVRNHFPLVQQAEASRVIASGEALSASGAFDHKLDGYSNAQPMDYYENNWHKWGVKRDTMWGGQVAAGYKLGRGSFEPWYKERETNDLGEFGVSLTAPIGRDWAIDANRAELWRAQLERNRVEPFIQAQLLMAIRDGMHSYWTWIAAGENLRIAEDVLQLGIDRAKYLKRQVEEGEKAEIDIVDNRRIIVSRESKVTLARRKLAQAGYKLSLFLRDSSGTPVVYDDPALRLGFPKVDTPNELTFDADVQMAQDNRPELQELQVVRRQLSVAYQQALNETRADIDAGVFVGQDIGAATKSRDKSETELEATLTVSVPLERRKALGKVRQLRGKFAQFRSKLQFAEEKIATEVQIARAALVAAAERVEQNSEALELAARMREAEQRLYEEGQSTLFNLNLREQQQAEAAGGLVESQLEFFTALADYTAALGLDGTDLEFIYAADEQAAEEEP; encoded by the coding sequence TTGAATCACCGTATCGAAAAGCTGACCTACATCGCGCTACTGCTGACACTAGCAGTCGGTTGCAGCAGCACGCGCAACTTGTTTGTGCCAAGTGTGTCGAAGTCGCTAGCAACCACATCTCAGCCAACTACCCTTCAAAAGACGCAAGGCAGCAACCCGGAGATACCCAACCAGTTGGTGACACCGGCTTCGCTGGTGGTCGACGAGTCGACCACCGACGGCGAGGATGTCGTGAACGCGGAACCGATTCCGGTCGCGTTGCCAGAACCGATGGAATTAGATTCGCAGGAGCCTGATTTGACGGTGGAAGAGCCCACCGAGCTGGAGTCGCCCGAAGTGGTGGAACTTGGTCCTCCAGCAGCGCCCGCAGCCATTGCGGTGATTCGCTCGGTTCGTAATCATTTCCCTTTGGTGCAACAAGCCGAAGCGAGTCGCGTGATCGCCTCGGGCGAGGCGCTGTCGGCCAGCGGGGCGTTCGATCATAAGCTCGACGGCTACAGCAATGCGCAGCCGATGGACTATTACGAGAACAACTGGCACAAGTGGGGAGTCAAACGCGATACGATGTGGGGCGGGCAAGTCGCCGCGGGTTACAAGCTCGGTCGCGGATCGTTTGAGCCGTGGTACAAGGAACGGGAAACAAACGACCTCGGCGAGTTTGGTGTTTCGCTCACCGCTCCGATCGGTCGCGACTGGGCGATCGACGCGAATCGGGCCGAGCTATGGCGAGCCCAGCTCGAACGCAACCGCGTAGAGCCTTTTATTCAGGCCCAGCTGCTAATGGCCATTCGCGACGGCATGCACTCCTACTGGACTTGGATCGCAGCCGGAGAAAACCTTCGCATTGCCGAGGATGTGTTGCAGCTCGGTATCGACCGAGCGAAATACTTGAAGCGTCAGGTTGAAGAAGGCGAGAAGGCGGAAATCGATATCGTCGACAATCGCCGTATTATTGTGTCGCGGGAGTCGAAAGTCACGCTCGCCCGCCGAAAGCTCGCCCAGGCTGGGTACAAGCTGTCGCTATTCCTGCGTGATAGCAGCGGCACGCCGGTGGTGTACGATGACCCGGCGCTGCGGCTAGGGTTCCCAAAAGTCGACACACCTAATGAGCTAACCTTTGATGCCGATGTGCAGATGGCCCAGGACAACCGCCCTGAACTGCAGGAGTTGCAAGTGGTGCGTCGGCAGTTGTCGGTCGCCTACCAGCAAGCACTCAACGAAACGCGAGCCGACATCGACGCCGGCGTGTTCGTGGGGCAGGACATCGGAGCGGCCACCAAGTCGCGAGATAAGTCGGAGACGGAACTCGAAGCCACGCTCACGGTTTCCGTTCCCCTCGAGCGCCGCAAGGCTCTGGGAAAAGTGCGGCAACTGCGCGGCAAGTTCGCTCAATTCCGTTCGAAGCTGCAGTTTGCAGAAGAGAAAATCGCCACCGAGGTGCAAATCGCCCGGGCAGCACTGGTCGCTGCGGCCGAACGGGTGGAGCAGAATAGTGAAGCCTTGGAGCTGGCAGCAAGAATGCGAGAGGCGGAACAGCGCCTTTACGAAGAAGGGCAGAGCACCCTATTCAATCTGAACCTGCGAGAGCAGCAGCAAGCCGAAGCGGCCGGCGGACTCGTGGAGTCGCAATTAGAGTTCTTTACAGCCCTGGCCGATTACACAGCCGCATTAGGTCTCGATGGAACAGACCTGGAGTTCATCTACGCCGCGGATGAGCAAGCAGCTGAAGAAGAGCCATAA
- a CDS encoding response regulator: protein MLILSRQKDEKIRFPDLGISVQVIDIRGSRVRLGVHAPLEVRVLRDELKDHKKGAGSKQTVFRIPQELRHEMRNALNEVMLMLHVYQTKQEACLAAKDSSAKQLDANLAFETIIDKLKQFAAHDSLTSGKSEPPPQAIQPANGSRMLLVEDNANERELLAGFLRISGQTVATAADGTEAIEYLERETAPDLMLVDMLMPRCDGRTLIKHLRSKQRFDEMQIYVTSGRSASEAGLDQEQHRLNGWFLKPLDPKLLAETLIVQSRNA from the coding sequence ATGCTTATTCTCTCGCGACAAAAGGACGAGAAGATCAGGTTTCCTGACCTGGGCATTTCTGTCCAAGTGATCGACATCCGTGGCTCTCGAGTGCGTCTGGGGGTGCATGCTCCTCTCGAAGTGCGTGTATTGCGGGACGAATTAAAGGACCACAAGAAAGGTGCCGGAAGCAAGCAAACTGTTTTTCGCATCCCCCAGGAGCTGCGGCATGAGATGCGAAATGCACTCAACGAAGTCATGCTGATGCTCCATGTCTATCAGACCAAGCAGGAAGCCTGCCTGGCGGCGAAGGACTCTTCGGCGAAACAATTGGATGCGAATCTGGCTTTCGAAACAATCATCGATAAACTCAAGCAGTTTGCTGCTCACGACTCTTTAACTTCAGGCAAGTCGGAACCGCCCCCACAAGCCATCCAGCCTGCGAATGGTTCGCGGATGCTGCTGGTGGAAGACAACGCCAACGAACGTGAGCTACTTGCCGGTTTTCTTCGTATCAGCGGTCAAACGGTCGCCACGGCGGCCGACGGCACCGAGGCCATTGAGTACCTGGAACGCGAAACTGCTCCCGATCTCATGCTAGTCGATATGCTCATGCCGAGATGCGATGGGCGGACGCTCATCAAGCACTTGCGTTCCAAGCAACGCTTCGACGAAATGCAGATCTATGTCACGAGTGGACGCTCGGCTAGCGAGGCGGGACTCGACCAGGAACAGCATCGCTTGAACGGTTGGTTCCTGAAACCGCTCGATCCTAAATTGCTGGCAGAAACTCTGATCGTTCAGAGTCGTAACGCCTAG